A genomic region of Phycisphaerae bacterium contains the following coding sequences:
- the ilvD gene encoding dihydroxy-acid dehydratase, with protein sequence MPGPLNRFSSRITQPKSQGTSQAMLYAVGLTEDDMKKPQVGIAAVWWEGNPCNMHLNDLALRVKEGVQSAGMVGLRFNTIGVSDGIAMGTDGMSYSLQSREIIADSIETVVAAQWYDGCIAIPGCDKNMPGCVMAMCRLNRPGLVIYGGTIRAGHLGNQAIDIVSASQSYGQYLSGEITAAQRDQIVRCSCPGPGACGGMYTANTMASAIEALGMSLPYSASIPAEDPAKLDECFRAGQMMRNLLELDLKPRDIMTRQAFENAMVVVMALGGSTNSVLHLIAMARTAGVELTIDDFQRVSDRTPFLADLKPSGKYVMEDLHKAGGTPGVMKYLLEKGFLDGGCITVTGKTLAENLADLPGLSPGQDVIHPIERPIKPTGHIRILRGNLAPDGAVAKITGKEGKRFSGPARAFDCEEAMLAAVEKKQIRKGDVVVIRYEGPKGGPGMPEMLTPTAAIMSTGLGKDVALITDGRFSGGSHGFIVGHVCPEAQEGGPIALLRDGDVVTIDGETNTLSVDLPEAELARRRAAWTMPPYKAARGTLYKYIKNVKPASLGCVTDE encoded by the coding sequence ATGCCCGGACCACTAAACAGGTTCAGCTCCCGCATCACCCAGCCCAAGTCGCAGGGGACGTCTCAGGCGATGCTTTACGCCGTCGGCCTGACCGAGGACGACATGAAAAAACCGCAGGTGGGCATCGCCGCCGTGTGGTGGGAGGGCAACCCCTGCAACATGCACCTGAACGACCTGGCCTTGCGAGTCAAGGAGGGCGTGCAGTCCGCGGGTATGGTCGGGTTGCGGTTCAACACCATCGGAGTCAGCGACGGCATCGCCATGGGCACCGACGGCATGAGCTACTCGCTTCAATCCCGCGAGATCATTGCCGACTCGATCGAGACGGTCGTGGCCGCCCAGTGGTACGATGGCTGCATCGCCATTCCCGGCTGCGACAAGAACATGCCCGGCTGCGTCATGGCCATGTGCCGGCTCAACCGCCCCGGCTTGGTGATTTACGGCGGGACCATCCGCGCCGGCCACCTCGGCAATCAAGCCATCGATATCGTCTCGGCGTCTCAGTCTTATGGCCAGTACCTGTCTGGAGAGATCACTGCCGCCCAGCGCGACCAGATCGTCCGTTGCAGTTGCCCCGGCCCGGGTGCCTGTGGCGGAATGTACACCGCAAACACCATGGCCAGCGCGATCGAAGCTCTCGGCATGTCCTTGCCGTACAGCGCGTCGATCCCGGCAGAGGACCCAGCGAAACTCGATGAGTGCTTCCGCGCCGGCCAGATGATGCGAAACCTCCTGGAGCTCGACCTCAAGCCCCGCGACATCATGACCCGCCAGGCGTTCGAGAACGCCATGGTAGTGGTGATGGCTCTGGGGGGCTCCACAAACTCAGTCCTGCACCTGATTGCCATGGCCCGCACGGCCGGCGTCGAGTTGACCATCGATGATTTCCAGCGGGTCTCCGACCGCACGCCGTTCCTGGCCGACCTGAAACCCAGCGGCAAGTACGTCATGGAAGATCTGCACAAGGCCGGCGGAACGCCGGGGGTCATGAAATACCTGCTGGAAAAAGGCTTTCTGGATGGCGGTTGCATCACCGTGACCGGCAAAACGCTGGCCGAGAACCTGGCCGACCTGCCGGGCCTGAGTCCGGGCCAGGACGTGATCCACCCCATCGAGCGACCGATCAAGCCTACCGGTCACATCCGCATTCTTCGCGGCAACCTCGCCCCAGACGGCGCAGTCGCCAAGATCACCGGCAAGGAAGGAAAGCGTTTCAGCGGGCCGGCCCGCGCGTTCGATTGCGAAGAGGCTATGCTCGCGGCCGTGGAGAAAAAGCAAATCCGCAAGGGCGACGTGGTGGTCATCCGTTACGAAGGTCCCAAAGGCGGCCCTGGTATGCCCGAAATGCTTACGCCAACTGCGGCAATCATGTCCACCGGCCTTGGCAAGGACGTCGCGTTGATCACCGACGGACGTTTCTCGGGCGGCTCACACGGTTTCATCGTCGGCCACGTCTGCCCGGAGGCTCAGGAAGGCGGGCCCATCGCCCTGCTTCGCGATGGCGACGTCGTCACCATTGACGGCGAGACGAATACCCTGTCCGTTGATCTGCCGGAGGCGGAGCTGGCCCGTCGCCGCGCCGCCTGGACGATGCCACCCTACAAGGCCGCCCGCGGCACGCTGTACAAGTACATCAAGAACGTCAAGCCGGCTTCGCTCGGCTGCGTGACGGATGAATGA